One window of Pseudomonas sp. FP198 genomic DNA carries:
- a CDS encoding phospholipase D family protein gives MRSRPILHALMLVASLLGGCASLDVTREPSQALPASDSAFGRSVAQQAAPHEGRSGFRLLSDSTEAFTARAELIRNAQSSLDLQYYIVHDGISTRMLVDELLKAADRGVRVRILLDDTTSDGQEQVIATLAAHQNIQIRLFNPLHLGRATGVTRSLGRLFNLSLQHRRMHNKLWLADNSMAIVGGRNLGDEYFDAEPNLNFTDIDLLGVGPVAEQLGHSFDQYWNSALSKPIEQFLSHRPTPKDLENSRVRLQASLEQTHKENQTLYQQLTAYKTQPRLDIWRGQLIWAWNQALWDAPSKVLAKDEPDPRLLLTTQLGPELTGVSKELIMISAYFVPGQPGLVYLTSRADAGVSVSLLTNSLEATDVPAVHGGYAPYRKALLQHGVRLFELRRQPGDSGGSPHLFYSKSYGESDSSLHSKAIIFDQQKSFIGSFNFDPRSVLWNTEVGVLVDSPELAGQVRELALQGMAPTLSYQARLKDEKLVWTTEDNGKLHDLEREPGSWWRRFNAWFATTIGLERML, from the coding sequence GTGAGATCCAGACCGATCCTGCACGCGCTAATGCTAGTCGCCTCGCTGTTGGGCGGCTGCGCCAGTCTTGATGTCACCCGCGAACCCTCCCAGGCGTTGCCAGCCTCCGACTCAGCGTTCGGCCGCTCGGTGGCGCAACAGGCCGCCCCGCACGAGGGCCGCTCAGGCTTTCGCCTGCTGTCCGATAGCACCGAAGCCTTCACCGCCCGGGCCGAGCTGATCCGCAACGCTCAAAGCAGCCTGGATTTGCAGTACTACATCGTTCATGACGGCATCAGCACGCGCATGTTGGTCGACGAACTGCTCAAGGCAGCAGACCGTGGCGTGCGCGTGCGGATCCTGCTTGACGACACCACCAGTGACGGCCAGGAGCAAGTCATCGCGACCCTGGCCGCGCACCAGAACATCCAGATTCGCCTGTTCAACCCGTTGCATCTTGGCCGCGCCACCGGCGTGACCCGCAGCCTGGGGCGCCTGTTCAACCTGTCACTGCAGCATCGTCGGATGCACAACAAACTCTGGCTGGCGGACAACAGCATGGCCATCGTCGGCGGCCGCAACCTCGGGGACGAATATTTCGATGCCGAACCCAACCTGAACTTCACCGACATCGACCTGCTCGGCGTCGGCCCGGTGGCCGAGCAGTTGGGACACAGCTTCGACCAATACTGGAACAGCGCGCTGAGCAAACCGATCGAACAATTCCTTTCCCATCGACCGACCCCCAAGGACCTGGAGAACAGCCGCGTACGCCTGCAAGCTTCGCTGGAGCAGACGCACAAGGAAAACCAGACGCTCTATCAGCAACTGACCGCCTACAAGACCCAGCCGCGCCTGGACATCTGGCGCGGCCAGTTGATCTGGGCCTGGAACCAGGCGCTGTGGGATGCGCCGAGCAAGGTACTGGCCAAGGATGAGCCAGACCCTCGATTGCTGCTGACGACACAACTGGGGCCGGAGCTGACCGGCGTCAGCAAGGAACTGATCATGATCTCCGCCTACTTCGTGCCCGGACAGCCAGGGCTGGTGTACCTGACCAGCCGTGCCGATGCCGGTGTCTCCGTGAGCCTCTTGACCAATTCGCTGGAAGCCACCGATGTGCCGGCGGTGCACGGCGGCTACGCGCCGTATCGCAAGGCCTTGCTGCAGCATGGCGTACGGCTGTTCGAGTTGCGCCGCCAACCCGGCGACAGCGGCGGCAGCCCGCATCTGTTCTACAGCAAGTCTTATGGCGAATCGGACTCCAGCCTGCACAGCAAGGCGATCATCTTCGATCAACAGAAGTCGTTCATCGGCTCGTTCAATTTCGATCCTCGCTCAGTGCTCTGGAACACCGAAGTCGGCGTTCTGGTGGACAGCCCGGAACTCGCCGGCCAGGTTCGGGAGCTGGCTCTGCAGGGCATGGCCCCGACCTTGAGTTATCAGGCCCGCCTGAAAGATGAAAAACTGGTCTGGACCACCGAGGACAACGGCAAGCTGCACGACCTGGAACGCGAACCGGGCAGTTGGTGGCGCCGCTTCAATGCCTGGTTCGCCACGACGATCGGGTTGGAGCGGATGCTCTAG
- a CDS encoding PLP-dependent aminotransferase family protein, translated as MTLYVNLAELLGTRIEQGFYRPGDRLPSVRALSTEHGVSLSTVQQAYRVLEDSGLAMPKPKSGYFVPVSRELPDLPAVGRPAQRPVDISQWDQVLELIRAVPRKDVVQLGRGMPDIHSPTMKPLLRSLAQISRRQDMPGLYYDNIYGNLELREQIARLSLDSGCQLGASDLIVTTGCHEALSVSIRATCEQGDIVAVDSPSFHGAMQTLKGLGMKALEIPTDPLTGISLEALELALEQWPIKAIQLTPSCNNPLGYIMPEANKRALLTLAQRFDVAIIEDDVYGELAYTYPRPRTIKSFDDDGRVLLCSSFSKTLAPGLRVGWVAPGRYLERVLHMKYISTGSTAPQPQIAIAEFLKSGHFEPHLRRMRSQYQRNRDVMIDWVSRYFPVGTRASRPRGSFMLWVELPEGFDTLKLNRMLHDQGVQIAVGSIFSASGKYRNCLRMNYAAKPTAQIEDAVRKVGAVAIALLNETQRDTV; from the coding sequence ATGACTCTTTACGTGAACCTCGCCGAGCTGCTCGGCACCCGCATCGAACAGGGTTTCTACCGCCCCGGCGACCGGCTGCCGTCGGTGCGTGCCTTGAGTACCGAACACGGGGTCAGCCTGAGTACCGTGCAGCAGGCCTATCGCGTCCTGGAAGACAGCGGGCTGGCGATGCCGAAACCCAAGTCCGGCTATTTCGTCCCGGTCAGTCGCGAGCTGCCGGACCTGCCAGCGGTTGGCCGTCCGGCCCAGCGCCCGGTGGACATCTCCCAGTGGGACCAGGTGCTGGAGCTGATACGCGCGGTGCCGCGCAAGGATGTCGTACAGTTGGGTCGCGGCATGCCGGATATCCATTCACCGACCATGAAACCGTTGCTGCGCAGCCTGGCGCAGATCAGCCGGCGCCAAGACATGCCCGGCCTGTATTACGACAACATCTACGGCAACCTCGAACTGCGTGAGCAGATCGCCCGGCTGTCCCTGGACTCGGGCTGCCAACTCGGCGCCAGCGACCTGATCGTCACCACCGGTTGCCACGAGGCGTTGTCGGTCAGCATCCGCGCCACCTGCGAGCAGGGCGACATCGTTGCGGTGGACTCCCCCAGCTTCCACGGCGCCATGCAGACGCTTAAGGGCCTGGGCATGAAGGCTTTGGAAATACCCACCGATCCACTCACCGGCATCAGCCTGGAAGCGCTGGAACTGGCACTGGAGCAATGGCCGATCAAGGCCATACAGTTGACCCCCAGCTGCAACAACCCGCTGGGCTACATCATGCCGGAGGCCAACAAGCGCGCTCTGCTGACCCTGGCGCAGCGCTTCGATGTGGCGATCATCGAAGACGACGTGTATGGGGAACTGGCCTACACCTATCCGCGTCCTCGCACCATCAAGTCCTTCGACGACGATGGTCGCGTCCTGCTCTGCAGTTCTTTTTCCAAGACCCTTGCCCCTGGCCTTCGGGTCGGCTGGGTAGCGCCGGGTCGGTATCTGGAACGGGTACTGCACATGAAATACATCAGCACCGGCTCGACCGCGCCGCAACCCCAGATAGCCATCGCGGAGTTTCTCAAAAGCGGACATTTCGAACCGCATTTGCGGCGGATGCGCAGCCAATACCAGCGCAATCGTGACGTGATGATTGATTGGGTCAGCCGTTATTTCCCGGTAGGTACCCGCGCCAGCCGTCCCCGCGGCAGCTTCATGCTGTGGGTCGAATTGCCCGAGGGCTTCGACACATTGAAGCTCAACCGGATGCTGCACGACCAAGGCGTGCAGATCGCCGTCGGCAGTATCTTTTCGGCCTCGGGCAAATATCGCAATTGCCTGCGCATGAACTACGCTGCCAAGCCAACGGCACAGATCGAGGATGCGGTGCGCAAGGTCGGAGCCGTGGCTATAGCGTTGTTGAACGAAACCCAGCGAGACACCGTCTGA
- a CDS encoding DUF1127 domain-containing protein, whose amino-acid sequence MNGLSDVRLTLHSQELAAGQEKGLRDAMLRNAPSGLSRWGLFWHRLHTRKALLELTTEQLRDIGLSREQARAEGLKPFWRL is encoded by the coding sequence ATGAACGGCTTGAGCGATGTACGGCTGACGTTACACAGCCAGGAACTGGCGGCGGGGCAGGAAAAGGGGCTGCGTGATGCCATGCTGCGCAATGCCCCTTCCGGCTTGAGCCGCTGGGGCCTGTTCTGGCATCGTCTGCATACACGCAAGGCCTTGTTGGAGCTGACAACCGAACAGTTGCGCGATATCGGCCTGAGCCGGGAGCAGGCCCGGGCGGAAGGCTTGAAGCCGTTCTGGCGGCTTTGA
- a CDS encoding FAD-binding oxidoreductase has protein sequence MNARVQQPVPSHAHAASYYAASSLPQPDHPVLQGELVADVCVVGGGFSGLNTAIELAERGLSVVLLEAHKIGWGASGRNGGQLIRGVGHGLDKFAPIVGTDGVRQMKLMGLEAVEIVRQRVERFQIRCDLTWGYCDLANKPADLQGFAEDAEELRSLDYRYETRLLQADEMHSVVGSDRYVGGLIDMGSGHLHPLNLALGEAAAAQQLGVRLFERSAVIRIDYGPQVKVHTQQGSVRATTLVLGCNAYLNGLNQELSGKVLPAGSYIVATEPLSEAQANALLPQNMAVCDQRVALDYYRLSADRRLLFGGACHYSGRDPQDIGAYMRPKMLKVFPQLADVKIDYQWGGMIGIGANRLPQIGRLKDQPNVYYAQAYSGHGVNATHLAGKLLAEAISGQQGGGFDLFAKVPHMTFPGGKHLRSPLLALGMLWHRLKELV, from the coding sequence ATGAACGCCCGTGTTCAGCAACCTGTCCCGAGCCACGCGCACGCCGCCTCCTACTACGCCGCCAGCAGCCTGCCGCAGCCGGACCATCCGGTGCTGCAAGGCGAGTTGGTGGCGGATGTCTGCGTGGTGGGCGGCGGGTTCTCCGGGCTGAACACGGCCATCGAGCTGGCCGAGCGCGGCCTGAGTGTGGTGCTGCTTGAGGCGCATAAGATCGGTTGGGGCGCCAGCGGGCGAAACGGCGGCCAATTGATTCGCGGCGTGGGTCATGGTCTCGATAAGTTTGCGCCAATCGTGGGCACCGACGGCGTGCGTCAGATGAAACTGATGGGGCTCGAAGCGGTGGAAATCGTCCGCCAGCGGGTCGAACGTTTTCAGATTCGTTGCGACCTCACCTGGGGCTACTGCGACCTCGCCAACAAACCCGCCGATCTCCAAGGTTTCGCCGAGGATGCCGAAGAACTCCGCAGCTTGGACTATCGCTACGAGACGCGACTGCTGCAAGCCGATGAAATGCACAGCGTGGTGGGCTCGGATCGCTACGTCGGTGGCCTGATCGACATGGGCTCGGGCCACCTGCATCCGCTCAACCTGGCGTTGGGAGAGGCGGCCGCAGCGCAGCAACTGGGGGTCCGGCTGTTCGAACGATCGGCGGTGATACGCATCGACTACGGGCCACAGGTAAAAGTACACACTCAACAAGGCTCGGTCCGCGCCACGACTCTGGTGCTGGGCTGCAATGCCTACCTCAACGGCCTGAACCAGGAGCTGAGCGGCAAAGTGCTGCCCGCTGGCAGCTATATCGTTGCCACCGAACCGCTGAGCGAAGCGCAGGCAAACGCGCTGTTGCCACAGAACATGGCGGTCTGTGACCAGCGAGTCGCGCTGGATTACTACCGGCTTTCGGCGGATCGACGCTTGTTGTTTGGCGGGGCTTGTCACTATTCCGGCCGAGACCCGCAAGACATCGGCGCGTACATGCGGCCGAAAATGCTCAAGGTCTTCCCGCAACTGGCAGACGTGAAGATCGACTATCAATGGGGCGGGATGATCGGCATCGGCGCCAACCGCCTGCCGCAGATCGGCCGGCTCAAGGACCAGCCCAACGTGTATTACGCCCAGGCCTATTCCGGTCACGGGGTGAATGCCACGCACCTGGCCGGCAAGTTGTTGGCCGAGGCTATCAGCGGCCAGCAGGGCGGTGGGTTCGACCTGTTTGCCAAGGTACCGCACATGACATTCCCGGGCGGCAAGCATTTGCGCTCGCCGCTGTTGGCGCTGGGGATGCTGTGGCACCGGTTGAAGGAGTTGGTCTAG
- a CDS encoding YkgJ family cysteine cluster protein, translating into MSCNSQKIRTLRQQIPTFECVPGCHDCCGPVTTSPEEMARLPRKSRAEQDAALEALDCVHLGPNGCTVYDERPLICRLFGTTATLPCPNGRRPVELIHPRVEKQIHEYMASTRQVLV; encoded by the coding sequence ATGAGCTGCAACAGTCAAAAAATCCGCACGCTACGTCAGCAGATTCCTACGTTCGAGTGCGTACCGGGCTGTCATGACTGCTGTGGTCCGGTGACCACCTCGCCCGAAGAAATGGCTCGTTTGCCGCGCAAGAGCCGCGCCGAACAGGACGCGGCCCTGGAGGCGCTCGATTGCGTGCACCTGGGGCCGAACGGTTGCACGGTCTACGATGAAAGGCCGCTGATCTGCCGGTTGTTCGGCACCACCGCGACCTTGCCATGCCCTAATGGGCGGCGACCGGTGGAGCTGATTCATCCGCGGGTCGAGAAGCAGATTCATGAGTACATGGCCAGCACTCGGCAGGTGTTGGTCTAG
- a CDS encoding Lrp/AsnC ligand binding domain-containing protein, translated as MRTNTQTKRELDKIDRNILRILQADGRISFTELGEKVGLSTTPCTERVRRLEREGIIMGYNARLNPQHLKGSLLVFVEISLDYKSGDTFEEFRRAVLKLPHVLECHLVSGDFDYLVKARISEMASYRKLLGDILLKLPHVRESKSYIVMEEVKESLNLPIPD; from the coding sequence GTGCGTACCAATACCCAGACCAAACGCGAGCTGGACAAGATCGACCGGAATATCCTGCGTATCCTCCAGGCCGACGGGCGAATTTCTTTCACCGAGCTGGGGGAAAAGGTCGGCCTCTCCACCACGCCCTGCACCGAGCGGGTGCGACGGCTTGAGCGCGAAGGGATCATCATGGGCTACAACGCCCGGCTCAATCCGCAGCACTTGAAGGGCAGCCTGCTGGTGTTCGTCGAGATCAGCCTTGACTACAAATCCGGCGACACGTTCGAAGAGTTCCGACGCGCCGTGCTGAAGCTGCCTCACGTACTGGAATGCCACCTGGTGTCGGGGGATTTCGACTATCTGGTGAAGGCGCGGATTTCCGAGATGGCCTCGTACCGCAAGCTGCTGGGCGACATCCTGCTCAAGCTGCCCCACGTTCGTGAGTCCAAGAGCTACATCGTGATGGAGGAAGTGAAGGAGAGCCTGAACCTGCCGATTCCGGATTGA
- the dadA gene encoding D-amino acid dehydrogenase → MRVLVLGSGVIGTVSAYYLARAGFEVVVVDRQPAPAMETSFANAGQVSPGYASPWAAPGVPLKAIKWLLQRHAPLAIKATADIDQYLWMAQMLRNCTASRYAINKERMVRLSEYSRDCLDELRAETGIAYEGRSLGTTQLFRTQAQLDGAAKDIAVLKESGVPFEVLDREGIARVEPALANVTDILAGALRLPNDQTGDCQMFTTRLAEMAVKLGVQFRFDQNIERLDFAGDRINGVWIDGKLETADRYVLALGSYSPQLLKPLGIRAPVYPLKGYSLTVPITNAAMAPTSTILDETYKVAITRFDNRIRVGGMAEIAGFDLSLNPRRRETLEMIVNDLYPQGGDLAQASFWTGLRPTTPDGTPIVGATPFRNLFLNTGHGTLGWTMACGSGRLLADLMAKKKPQISAEGLDISRYGSKPQESAKHGNPAPAHQ, encoded by the coding sequence ATGCGCGTTCTGGTCTTGGGTAGCGGCGTCATCGGTACCGTCAGTGCTTACTATCTGGCCCGTGCCGGGTTTGAAGTGGTGGTGGTCGACCGTCAACCGGCGCCAGCCATGGAAACCAGCTTCGCCAACGCTGGCCAGGTATCGCCGGGCTACGCCTCGCCGTGGGCCGCGCCGGGTGTGCCACTCAAGGCCATCAAATGGCTGCTGCAGCGTCACGCGCCGCTGGCAATCAAGGCCACCGCCGACATCGACCAGTACCTGTGGATGGCGCAGATGCTGCGCAACTGCACCGCCAGCCGCTATGCGATCAACAAGGAGCGCATGGTTCGCCTGTCCGAGTACAGCCGTGACTGCCTCGACGAATTGCGCGCCGAAACCGGCATCGCCTACGAAGGTCGCAGCCTGGGGACTACCCAATTGTTCCGCACCCAGGCCCAGCTCGATGGCGCGGCCAAGGATATCGCCGTGCTCAAGGAGTCGGGCGTGCCGTTCGAAGTGCTCGATCGCGAAGGCATCGCCCGCGTCGAGCCGGCCCTGGCCAATGTCACCGACATTCTGGCCGGTGCCTTGCGCCTCCCTAACGACCAGACCGGCGATTGCCAGATGTTTACCACGCGCCTGGCGGAAATGGCTGTGAAGCTCGGCGTACAATTTCGCTTCGATCAGAACATCGAGCGCCTGGATTTTGCCGGGGATCGCATCAATGGCGTCTGGATCGACGGCAAGCTGGAAACCGCCGACCGTTACGTCCTGGCCTTGGGCAGCTATTCGCCGCAATTGCTCAAGCCGCTGGGTATCCGCGCGCCGGTGTATCCACTCAAGGGCTATTCCCTGACCGTGCCGATCACCAACGCGGCGATGGCGCCGACTTCGACCATCCTCGACGAAACCTACAAGGTCGCGATCACCCGGTTCGACAACCGGATTCGCGTCGGCGGCATGGCGGAAATCGCCGGTTTTGACCTCTCGCTCAACCCGCGTCGGCGTGAAACCCTGGAGATGATCGTCAACGACCTTTATCCTCAGGGCGGCGACCTGGCCCAGGCCAGTTTCTGGACCGGCCTGCGCCCGACTACCCCGGACGGCACGCCGATCGTTGGCGCCACGCCGTTCAGGAATCTGTTCCTCAATACCGGCCACGGCACCCTCGGGTGGACCATGGCCTGTGGTTCCGGTCGCCTGCTGGCAGACCTGATGGCGAAGAAAAAGCCGCAGATCAGCGCCGAAGGCCTCGATATTTCCCGTTATGGCAGTAAACCTCAGGAGTCCGCTAAACATGGCAATCCAGCGCCAGCTCACCAATGA
- a CDS encoding RidA family protein, translating to MAIQRQLTNDRMSQVVVHNGTVYLAGQVGDDMSAGIEQQTRETLANIERLLDLAGTDKSRLLSVTIYLKDIDADFQGMNAVWDKWLPKGVAPARATVEAKLCEPQILVELSVVAALP from the coding sequence ATGGCAATCCAGCGCCAGCTCACCAATGACCGCATGAGTCAGGTCGTTGTGCACAACGGCACCGTTTACCTGGCCGGGCAGGTCGGCGACGACATGAGCGCCGGTATCGAACAGCAGACCCGTGAGACCTTGGCCAATATCGAGCGTCTGCTGGACCTGGCCGGGACCGACAAGAGCCGCCTGCTGTCGGTGACGATCTACCTGAAGGACATCGACGCCGATTTTCAAGGCATGAATGCGGTGTGGGACAAATGGCTGCCCAAGGGCGTCGCCCCGGCCCGCGCCACTGTCGAGGCCAAATTGTGCGAACCGCAGATTCTGGTCGAGCTGTCCGTCGTCGCCGCGCTGCCCTGA
- the alr gene encoding alanine racemase yields MRPARALIDLQALRHNYQLAREVTGAKALAVIKADAYGHGAVRCAEALQETADGFAVACIEEALELRAGGIRGPILLLEGFFEADELALIVEHDFWCVVHALWQLEAIERATLGKPITVWLKLDSGMHRVGLHPADYQSAYRRLLASGNVAKIVLMSHFARADELHDPSSLQQLAVFDQARQGLVAEVSLRNSPAVLGWPQIPSDWVRPGIMLYGATPFDEANAVASRLQPVMTLESKIISVRELPAGEPVGYGARFVTAQPTRVGVVAMGYADGYPRQAPNGTPVLVDGQRSQLVGRVSMDMLCVDLSHIPQAGLGSTVELWGKNILASDVAQAADTIPYQIFCNLRRVPRLYSGT; encoded by the coding sequence ATGCGTCCTGCCCGTGCCCTGATCGATCTCCAAGCCCTGCGTCACAACTACCAACTGGCCCGTGAGGTCACCGGGGCCAAGGCCCTTGCGGTGATCAAGGCCGACGCCTACGGGCATGGCGCGGTACGCTGCGCCGAGGCTTTGCAGGAGACGGCGGATGGGTTCGCCGTGGCCTGCATTGAAGAAGCCCTGGAGCTGCGCGCCGGTGGTATACGTGGGCCGATCCTGTTGCTCGAAGGGTTCTTCGAGGCCGATGAGCTGGCATTGATTGTCGAGCATGACTTCTGGTGTGTGGTGCATGCGTTGTGGCAACTCGAAGCGATAGAGCGCGCGACGCTGGGCAAGCCGATCACGGTCTGGCTCAAGCTCGACTCGGGCATGCATCGGGTCGGCTTGCATCCGGCCGACTACCAGTCGGCTTACCGTCGCCTGCTGGCCAGTGGCAACGTGGCAAAAATCGTCTTGATGAGCCACTTCGCCCGCGCCGACGAACTGCACGACCCCAGCAGTCTGCAACAGTTGGCGGTATTCGATCAGGCTCGCCAAGGCTTGGTGGCCGAGGTCAGTTTGCGCAATTCGCCGGCGGTGCTGGGTTGGCCGCAGATACCGAGCGATTGGGTGCGGCCGGGCATCATGCTGTACGGCGCGACACCGTTCGACGAGGCCAATGCCGTGGCTTCGCGCCTGCAACCGGTGATGACGTTGGAGTCGAAGATCATCAGCGTGCGCGAGCTTCCCGCTGGCGAACCGGTGGGATACGGCGCTCGTTTCGTTACCGCCCAGCCGACCCGGGTCGGCGTGGTCGCCATGGGCTATGCCGACGGTTACCCGCGCCAGGCGCCCAACGGTACGCCGGTGCTGGTGGATGGTCAGCGCAGCCAGCTGGTCGGGCGGGTCTCGATGGACATGCTGTGTGTCGACCTGAGCCATATTCCCCAGGCCGGTCTCGGCTCGACCGTCGAACTCTGGGGCAAGAACATTCTCGCCAGCGATGTGGCGCAGGCCGCCGACACTATTCCTTACCAGATCTTCTGCAACCTGCGACGTGTCCCACGGCTCTATTCCGGGACCTGA
- a CDS encoding cupin domain-containing protein → MDVGERLQSIRKLKGLSQRELAKRAGVTNSTISMIEKNSVSPSISSLRKVLGGIPMSMVEFFSEEILQEKPTQIVYKANELIDISDGAVTMKLVGRAHPSRAIAFLNEIYPPGADTGDEMLTHEGEETGILVEGRLELVVGAETFVLEAGDSYYFESTKPHRFRNPFDVPARLISAATPANF, encoded by the coding sequence TTGGACGTCGGTGAACGACTGCAATCCATACGTAAACTCAAAGGCCTTTCCCAGCGTGAACTCGCCAAGCGCGCGGGCGTCACCAACAGCACTATTTCGATGATCGAGAAAAACAGCGTGAGCCCCTCGATCAGCTCGCTGCGCAAGGTCCTTGGCGGGATTCCCATGTCCATGGTCGAGTTTTTCTCCGAAGAGATCCTCCAGGAGAAACCGACCCAGATCGTCTATAAAGCCAACGAACTGATCGACATCTCCGACGGCGCCGTGACCATGAAACTGGTGGGCCGGGCGCATCCGAGCCGGGCGATCGCCTTCCTCAACGAAATCTATCCGCCTGGCGCCGACACCGGTGACGAAATGCTCACCCACGAGGGCGAGGAAACCGGGATCCTGGTGGAAGGGCGACTGGAACTGGTGGTGGGCGCAGAAACCTTCGTGCTCGAGGCTGGCGACAGCTACTATTTTGAAAGTACCAAGCCACATCGTTTCCGCAATCCGTTCGACGTGCCGGCGCGACTGATCAGCGCAGCCACTCCGGCGAATTTCTAG
- a CDS encoding cytochrome c5 family protein: MKMLAAPATVLALWAASAQAAPNDEIAKRLEPVGQVCVQGKECKGMEVATAAGGAGGAKAPKDVIAKHCNACHGTGLLGAPKIGDKAAWKERADHQGGLDGILAKAITGVNAMPPKGTCADCSDEELKGAIKEMSGL, encoded by the coding sequence ATGAAAATGCTGGCTGCACCAGCAACCGTATTGGCCCTATGGGCTGCGAGCGCTCAAGCGGCGCCGAACGACGAAATCGCCAAGCGCCTTGAACCCGTTGGCCAGGTTTGTGTTCAGGGCAAGGAATGCAAAGGCATGGAAGTGGCCACTGCAGCAGGCGGCGCAGGCGGCGCCAAGGCACCCAAAGACGTCATTGCCAAGCATTGCAACGCCTGCCACGGCACCGGCCTGCTGGGCGCTCCGAAAATCGGTGACAAGGCGGCCTGGAAAGAGCGCGCCGATCACCAGGGCGGCCTCGATGGTATTCTCGCCAAGGCAATTACTGGCGTAAACGCCATGCCGCCCAAAGGCACTTGCGCCGACTGCTCCGATGAGGAACTCAAGGGCGCGATCAAAGAGATGTCCGGCCTGTAA